In a genomic window of Brassica rapa cultivar Chiifu-401-42 chromosome A10, CAAS_Brap_v3.01, whole genome shotgun sequence:
- the LOC103845170 gene encoding probable N-acetyl-gamma-glutamyl-phosphate reductase, chloroplastic — MSFRVSANNIALKRIIRIGLLGASGYTGAEEEEFVKVVDEGVVPRTHNVRGSNYCFVNVFPDRIPGRAIIISVIDNLVKGASKDNSKHNVAV, encoded by the exons ATGAGTTTCAGAGTTTCTGCCAATAATATTGCTTTGAAAAGGATAATTCGTATTGGTCTTCTCGGTGCAAGTGGCTACACTGGTGCTGAG GAAGAAGAGTTTGTCAAAGTTGTGGATGAAGGAGTTGTTCCTCGAACACACAATGTTAGAGGCTCAAACTATTGTTTTGTGAACGTGTTCCCTGATCGTATACCTGGACGAGCTATCATAATCTCAGTG ATTGACAATCTTGTGAAAGGAGCTTCAAAGGATAATTCTAAGCACAATGTGGCTGTTTAG